One halophilic archaeon DL31 genomic region harbors:
- a CDS encoding hypothetical protein (KEGG: hma:pNG6163 hypothetical protein) produces MERSTDGNEGDDEFPPEKRLEAPNHRLIEAGIATIPDMETLRECVAYENAHQNRTPILKRLDRKAAELREAEEE; encoded by the coding sequence ATGGAACGGTCTACGGATGGCAACGAGGGTGATGACGAGTTTCCGCCTGAGAAACGTCTCGAAGCGCCGAATCATCGCCTGATCGAGGCTGGGATCGCGACGATTCCCGATATGGAGACGCTCCGAGAGTGTGTCGCTTACGAGAACGCTCACCAGAACCGAACGCCGATCCTGAAGCGACTCGACCGCAAGGCAGCTGAACTCCGCGAGGCAGAGGAGGAGTAA